A single genomic interval of Syntrophobotulus glycolicus DSM 8271 harbors:
- a CDS encoding RNA polymerase sigma factor, which translates to MLIYLALIETEEEKRKFERLYLEYKQTMYYAAYRILKNVHNSEDAVHQAFLRVISNLDKINEADCHKTQAFLVVITEHIAIDIYRKQKRENTLSYDELEIYIADMSSQSNEDTNDVINAIAKLSVNYSTVLRLKFSQGYTDTEIAQILDITEENVRQRISRAKKKLSQLLEKEGESE; encoded by the coding sequence ATGTTAATTTATTTAGCTTTAATTGAAACGGAGGAAGAAAAACGCAAGTTTGAACGTCTCTACCTCGAATATAAGCAGACAATGTATTATGCCGCTTATCGTATTTTGAAAAATGTACATAATTCCGAGGATGCAGTTCATCAAGCCTTTTTGCGTGTAATTTCTAATTTAGATAAAATAAATGAGGCTGACTGTCACAAAACACAGGCATTCCTCGTTGTTATTACGGAACATATTGCAATAGACATCTATCGCAAACAGAAACGGGAAAACACACTTTCCTATGATGAATTGGAGATTTATATAGCAGATATGTCCTCTCAGTCCAATGAAGATACCAATGATGTAATCAATGCCATTGCAAAGCTATCGGTTAATTACTCTACTGTTTTGAGACTCAAGTTTTCGCAAGGCTATACCGATACAGAAATTGCACAAATACTTGATATTACTGAAGAAAATGTACGTCAGCGTATATCTCGTGCCAAGAAAAAGCTATCTCAACTATTAGAGAAAGAGGGTGAATCTGAATGA
- a CDS encoding IS630 family transposase has product MPPKHNAAFVAAMEDVLEVYRRPYDKNYPVVCMDEKPLQLLADARRKIKLEPGKPERVDNEYVRKGTCSIFLFTEPLSGWRYTDTNEQRTKVDWAQHIKWLLNEQYSDAEKVVLVMDNLNTHNISSLYEAFQPEEAMFLTKRLEIHHTPKHGSWLNIAEIELSALGRQCLGTRRIDNLQDLNNELKAWYVERNCKQKSVDWQFTCDDARIKLKRLYPVIK; this is encoded by the coding sequence ATCCCTCCCAAACACAATGCCGCGTTTGTTGCCGCGATGGAAGATGTCCTTGAAGTATATCGGCGGCCTTATGATAAGAATTATCCTGTTGTGTGCATGGACGAAAAACCATTACAGCTTCTTGCTGATGCACGTCGCAAAATCAAATTGGAACCAGGAAAGCCCGAGCGTGTTGACAATGAATACGTCAGAAAGGGAACTTGCAGTATTTTTCTTTTTACCGAACCACTAAGCGGATGGCGCTATACCGATACAAATGAACAACGAACAAAAGTCGATTGGGCGCAACATATTAAGTGGTTGCTGAATGAACAGTATTCTGATGCTGAGAAAGTGGTTCTGGTAATGGATAATCTTAACACTCATAATATCTCGTCGTTATATGAAGCCTTTCAGCCAGAGGAAGCAATGTTCCTGACAAAGCGATTGGAGATACATCATACACCCAAACACGGGAGTTGGCTCAACATCGCAGAAATAGAATTGTCTGCACTTGGTCGTCAGTGTCTTGGGACCCGGCGTATTGATAATTTACAGGATCTGAACAATGAGCTTAAAGCATGGTATGTTGAACGTAATTGCAAACAAAAAAGCGTTGACTGGCAATTTACATGTGATGATGCTCGGATAAAGCTAAAACGTTTGTATCCCGTGATTAAATAG
- a CDS encoding DUF4179 domain-containing protein: MDNQRFGLEEQDIYKLFNEVRFDQSEFEQMETEIPEILKKKIKRNLNKEIRQRSYLKLAQKGSITAAVLLAGVIVAGTVSPVLAGNIPLINSISQMLNDKFGGRGEYAAYSQLVDKSVTDSGVTVTINEALADDSKLIIGYTIKSSSKIKNLEVVGLPRFLRVNGSTVGGGRGTGQYLDDTTFVGSDQISYHSSSSADQVKVDLNIDEIMGIKGKWDFAFTVSKAELAKNSTVFAPNQQVDLPDCIVKVDKVVFSPIESTIQFSGNDKNSEKIEENEAMNSHYSWIVFDDQEKELIAKGGSWGGNANLPSGRDFKGEAQFEKVKSIPKYLTVIPCKVTPTGGGYVSTDQNGREVTGTVKTKDPGESIKTIKGNYPLELSQGKMGRLIIKDLKTENGETVVRYTAEGKAPYYQGSSLQIKDSAGEYVTPKSYEIRRDEEHPNDFTMVFPALDLNKEFSLSTTRFEHIEFMEDLKFKVELNQ; encoded by the coding sequence ATGGATAATCAGCGTTTTGGTTTGGAAGAACAAGATATCTATAAGCTCTTTAATGAAGTCCGGTTTGATCAAAGTGAATTTGAGCAAATGGAAACTGAAATACCGGAAATCTTAAAGAAAAAGATCAAGAGAAATCTGAATAAAGAAATCAGACAAAGAAGTTATCTGAAGCTCGCCCAAAAAGGCTCAATCACTGCGGCAGTATTGCTGGCCGGGGTAATTGTGGCCGGGACCGTGTCCCCGGTTTTGGCCGGGAATATTCCGCTGATAAATTCCATATCCCAGATGCTGAATGATAAATTCGGAGGCCGGGGAGAATATGCCGCCTATTCCCAGTTGGTCGATAAAAGCGTGACAGACAGCGGGGTAACGGTGACCATCAATGAAGCTCTGGCAGACGATTCGAAACTGATCATCGGTTATACCATCAAAAGCAGCAGCAAAATTAAAAATTTGGAAGTCGTAGGATTACCGAGGTTTTTGCGGGTTAATGGCAGTACTGTCGGGGGAGGAAGGGGAACAGGTCAGTATCTTGATGATACCACATTTGTCGGCAGTGATCAGATATCCTATCATTCGTCGTCATCCGCCGATCAGGTGAAGGTTGATTTGAATATTGACGAGATCATGGGCATCAAAGGGAAATGGGATTTTGCTTTTACAGTCTCAAAGGCTGAACTGGCAAAAAACAGTACCGTTTTTGCGCCCAATCAGCAGGTGGATTTGCCGGACTGTATCGTGAAGGTAGATAAGGTCGTTTTTTCGCCGATCGAGAGCACAATTCAATTTAGCGGGAATGACAAGAATAGCGAAAAAATCGAGGAAAATGAAGCGATGAATTCACATTATAGTTGGATTGTTTTTGATGATCAGGAAAAAGAGCTTATCGCTAAAGGGGGCAGTTGGGGAGGAAACGCCAACTTGCCCTCGGGCAGGGACTTCAAAGGGGAAGCGCAATTTGAAAAAGTAAAATCTATACCCAAATATCTGACAGTCATCCCGTGTAAAGTGACGCCTACCGGCGGTGGCTATGTAAGTACAGATCAAAATGGTCGGGAGGTCACCGGCACCGTGAAAACAAAAGATCCCGGAGAAAGCATAAAGACGATAAAAGGAAATTACCCGCTTGAGCTTTCTCAGGGAAAGATGGGCAGGCTGATCATCAAGGATCTAAAAACCGAAAACGGCGAAACTGTTGTCCGCTACACTGCTGAAGGCAAAGCTCCTTACTATCAGGGAAGCAGCCTCCAGATAAAAGACTCTGCCGGTGAGTACGTGACGCCAAAAAGCTACGAGATCAGAAGGGATGAGGAACATCCCAATGATTTCACCATGGTATTCCCGGCCCTCGATTTAAACAAAGAGTTTAGCCTGTCTACAACCCGGTTTGAACATATTGAGTTCATGGAGGATCTGAAATTTAAAGTCGAGCTCAATCAGTAA
- a CDS encoding serpin family protein, whose protein sequence is MHKLFYPLLCLTLTAALLAGCSAVPVQSGSNAGSLNSSFDRNKISTDLVAANTRFAFTMFKQLNQEDGEQNILISPLSISTALAMTYQGAAGSTKEAMAKALGYTGLEDITVNHSYQNLIPYLNGLDDKVKLNVGNSVWVREGEEIKPDFLTVNRDIFYAPTISLDFSKDEAAAQINQWIAEATDQKITKMVDSPIESDVVMYLINAIYFKGDWAEQFEPEKTVQTKFAAGDGKTDEVRMMSRTGKVEYGEGENFQAVRLPYGGGKAAMYCILPKEGLAINDFVLSLDAGRWQAIKDSLAERDELLVQLPRFKLEYGIKNLNESLAALGMGEAFTAQADFSRMGNQIYISRVLHKAIIEVNEEGSEVAAATGVEVQKISAQTLAFIANRPFLFVIADDQTGTVLFMGKLSEVRQ, encoded by the coding sequence ATGCACAAATTGTTCTATCCGTTGCTTTGTTTGACCCTGACGGCGGCTTTGCTGGCGGGCTGTTCCGCGGTACCCGTTCAATCCGGCTCCAATGCCGGCAGTCTAAACTCAAGTTTTGACCGAAATAAAATCAGCACTGACCTCGTTGCGGCAAATACGCGCTTTGCTTTCACAATGTTCAAGCAGCTGAATCAGGAAGACGGAGAGCAAAATATCCTGATATCGCCGCTGAGCATATCGACCGCCCTAGCCATGACCTACCAGGGGGCCGCCGGCTCCACGAAAGAGGCCATGGCCAAAGCCCTGGGCTATACAGGCCTGGAGGACATAACAGTGAATCACTCTTACCAAAACCTGATTCCGTATTTAAATGGATTGGACGACAAGGTCAAATTGAATGTCGGCAATTCCGTTTGGGTGAGAGAAGGGGAAGAGATCAAGCCGGATTTTCTCACGGTGAACAGGGATATTTTCTATGCTCCCACGATTTCGCTTGATTTCAGCAAGGATGAGGCCGCCGCTCAAATCAACCAGTGGATAGCAGAAGCGACCGATCAGAAAATCACCAAAATGGTAGATTCCCCAATAGAATCCGATGTTGTCATGTACCTGATCAATGCCATCTATTTCAAGGGGGATTGGGCCGAGCAATTTGAGCCGGAGAAGACAGTTCAAACCAAATTCGCGGCTGGCGACGGCAAGACAGATGAAGTCAGGATGATGAGCAGGACCGGGAAAGTTGAATATGGGGAGGGAGAAAATTTTCAGGCTGTCCGCCTGCCGTACGGAGGCGGCAAAGCGGCTATGTACTGTATTCTGCCCAAAGAAGGACTGGCGATCAATGATTTTGTCCTGAGTCTGGATGCCGGGCGCTGGCAGGCAATCAAAGACAGTCTGGCAGAGCGGGATGAGCTTCTGGTGCAACTGCCCCGTTTCAAACTGGAATATGGAATTAAAAATTTGAACGAAAGCCTGGCTGCTCTTGGAATGGGGGAAGCTTTTACCGCTCAGGCTGATTTTTCCAGGATGGGCAATCAGATTTATATCAGCAGAGTCCTGCACAAGGCGATCATAGAGGTGAATGAAGAGGGCAGTGAAGTAGCGGCGGCAACTGGGGTAGAAGTGCAGAAGATCTCAGCCCAGACCCTGGCCTTTATTGCCAACCGGCCATTCCTGTTCGTCATTGCCGATGATCAGACAGGAACGGTTCTCTTTATGGGCAAGCTGTCCGAGGTCCGTCAATAA
- a CDS encoding Fic family protein gives MDQYSRAVQLWQSYQIASAAELDKYLDSFRILFAFHSGKIENEEVTYHDTREIFENGKVANYTGSPRTIFEQQNQKLCYEFLKEKIVNQEPLSIGQIREIHKILTSGTYDERRYIENEERPGEFKKHDYVTGVHEVGSAAEDVEQDLTELVAEMNSYDGGDTLKAAAYLHARFEYIHPFADGNGRVGRTLVNYFLMTHDHPPLIVYDEDKRLYYECLQKYDEAEELHSLYEFLRYETEKTWKKALSLTEGLKQERKGLTDFTQRM, from the coding sequence GTGGATCAATACAGCCGGGCTGTCCAATTGTGGCAGTCGTATCAAATAGCTTCGGCTGCCGAGCTGGACAAATATCTTGACAGCTTTCGCATCCTGTTCGCGTTCCATTCCGGAAAGATCGAAAACGAGGAAGTTACTTATCACGATACAAGAGAAATATTTGAAAATGGTAAGGTTGCCAATTACACCGGTAGTCCCCGTACGATATTTGAACAACAAAATCAAAAGCTGTGCTATGAGTTCTTGAAAGAGAAAATCGTGAATCAGGAACCGCTGAGCATCGGGCAGATAAGAGAAATCCATAAGATTCTTACCAGCGGGACCTATGATGAACGAAGGTATATTGAGAACGAAGAACGTCCGGGCGAATTTAAGAAACACGATTACGTAACCGGCGTTCATGAGGTGGGTTCTGCCGCCGAAGATGTGGAGCAGGATCTGACAGAGCTGGTCGCAGAAATGAATTCGTATGATGGCGGGGACACGTTGAAAGCCGCCGCCTATCTTCATGCCCGGTTTGAGTATATTCATCCTTTCGCAGACGGCAATGGCAGAGTGGGCAGGACTCTCGTGAACTATTTCCTCATGACCCATGACCATCCGCCCCTTATTGTCTACGACGAGGATAAGCGGCTATATTATGAGTGTCTGCAAAAGTATGATGAAGCCGAGGAACTACATTCCTTGTATGAATTTCTGAGATATGAAACAGAAAAAACCTGGAAAAAGGCACTGTCACTTACCGAAGGCTTGAAGCAGGAGCGAAAGGGCTTGACGGATTTCACCCAACGTATGTGA
- a CDS encoding DUF4367 domain-containing protein has translation MSKIIDDEALYANMPHAERLMLNQIPSENELDHQFSRRFKRKMKVLLKYERRTPTMRKFMRQMKTAAAMLLIVLTLNFGTVMSVEAYRIRFFEFVVDIWEEFTSIVTQSDHNADKDTLIPVSPSYVPEGYSVLEEIQEKYENIIIYTNKNGTEIYYSQELLTQGEVILDSENTEIEKVLIDSQEIYLISDKGVTQLYWHDNNSSYSLIGRLAETELIKMAESIIK, from the coding sequence ATGAGTAAAATAATAGATGATGAAGCTCTCTATGCAAATATGCCCCACGCAGAACGGCTGATGCTGAACCAGATTCCATCTGAAAACGAACTGGATCATCAGTTTTCTCGCAGATTTAAGAGAAAGATGAAAGTTCTGCTCAAATACGAACGTAGGACACCTACCATGCGTAAATTTATGCGGCAAATGAAAACCGCTGCCGCTATGCTGCTCATTGTTCTAACGCTAAATTTTGGAACAGTGATGAGTGTAGAAGCCTATCGTATCCGCTTCTTTGAGTTTGTGGTAGACATATGGGAAGAATTTACTTCCATAGTAACCCAAAGTGACCACAATGCAGACAAGGATACGCTTATTCCTGTTTCACCGTCTTATGTTCCAGAGGGATATAGCGTTCTTGAAGAAATCCAAGAAAAATATGAAAATATCATAATATATACCAATAAGAATGGAACCGAAATTTATTACTCACAAGAGTTGCTAACCCAAGGAGAAGTTATTCTTGATTCCGAAAATACAGAGATAGAAAAAGTTCTTATAGACTCGCAAGAAATATACTTGATTTCAGATAAGGGGGTTACACAGCTTTACTGGCATGATAATAACAGCTCATACTCCCTGATTGGTAGACTTGCAGAAACAGAACTCATTAAAATGGCAGAGAGCATAATAAAATAA
- a CDS encoding helix-turn-helix domain-containing protein, which produces MPKIKYVIELDSKERNVLTKIIKTGTSPAKVIMRANVLLTSDVSSGNKPLTVAETAERFNTTQTTVQNVRTAYAQFGLEGALYRKKREVPPVQPKVDGNLEANIISICCSEPPKGYERWTLRLIADKCIELGYIDSISHMTVKRTLKKTNLSLT; this is translated from the coding sequence ATGCCTAAGATAAAGTATGTTATTGAACTCGACTCAAAAGAGCGCAACGTACTTACTAAAATCATAAAAACTGGTACTTCTCCTGCTAAAGTCATTATGCGAGCTAATGTTTTGCTGACATCAGATGTTTCTTCTGGAAATAAGCCCCTAACAGTTGCAGAAACAGCGGAACGGTTCAACACAACACAAACAACAGTTCAAAATGTCAGGACAGCGTATGCTCAATTCGGATTGGAAGGAGCCCTTTATAGAAAAAAACGTGAAGTTCCACCTGTACAACCGAAAGTTGACGGAAATCTTGAAGCCAATATCATATCCATTTGCTGCAGCGAACCACCCAAAGGGTATGAGCGTTGGACGTTGCGGCTGATCGCAGATAAATGTATAGAACTTGGTTATATTGATTCCATTTCCCATATGACCGTTAAGAGGACTCTAAAAAAAACCAACTTAAGCCTCACCTGA
- the istA gene encoding IS21 family transposase: MKGYSVYSKIQQLKEQGFRKDAVAKSLGLNWRTVDRYWKMTVDEYETNTASVSKVRLLDDYQDTIVCWLRDYPTLSAAQVCDWLKEHYKATFSERTVSRYVKDLRNTYDLRKAPNPRDYAAVPELPMGQQLQVDFGEKWLKNVGSGRTKVYTAAFVLAHSRFKYAELQSRPYTATDLVRACHHCFRYMGGIPQELVLDQDSIVCVAENAGDIIHTYEFEKLRQECKLSIYMCRGADPESKGKIESTVKYVKGNFLENRLYVDDDILNSSCLDWLERTANAKIHGTTKRVPAEVFAEEREHLRPLVECAETHGATLCRTVRKDNTILYDSNRYSVPLGTYNRQKEVCIVPKDGVLFIQTVFGEPICEHRLSSGRGLLIQSTSHQRDRTSSLDQMQAALGVLLLGKADDFLQEIRTEKSRYARD; encoded by the coding sequence ATGAAGGGATATTCTGTGTATAGTAAAATACAGCAACTCAAAGAACAAGGATTCCGAAAAGATGCCGTGGCAAAAAGCCTTGGCCTTAACTGGAGAACGGTGGACCGCTATTGGAAGATGACCGTAGATGAGTATGAAACCAACACAGCCAGCGTGAGCAAGGTCAGACTGCTGGACGATTACCAGGACACCATCGTCTGCTGGCTGCGGGATTATCCCACACTGAGTGCGGCTCAGGTTTGTGATTGGTTAAAAGAACACTACAAAGCGACCTTTAGCGAACGCACGGTCTCCCGATATGTGAAAGACCTGCGCAACACGTATGATCTCCGCAAAGCCCCCAATCCACGAGACTATGCAGCCGTTCCGGAATTGCCCATGGGGCAGCAGCTGCAAGTGGATTTTGGCGAGAAGTGGTTGAAAAACGTAGGCAGTGGCCGCACCAAGGTCTATACAGCCGCCTTTGTTCTGGCCCACTCCCGTTTTAAATATGCCGAGCTGCAGAGTCGCCCCTACACCGCTACCGATTTAGTGCGAGCCTGCCACCACTGCTTTCGGTATATGGGGGGAATCCCGCAAGAACTGGTCTTAGACCAGGACAGTATCGTTTGTGTGGCAGAAAATGCTGGCGATATCATCCATACCTATGAGTTTGAAAAACTCCGGCAGGAATGCAAACTGAGCATTTATATGTGCCGTGGCGCCGACCCGGAAAGCAAAGGCAAGATAGAAAGCACCGTAAAATATGTGAAGGGCAATTTCCTGGAAAACCGACTCTACGTGGATGATGATATCCTAAACAGCAGCTGCCTGGATTGGCTGGAACGTACCGCCAATGCCAAAATCCACGGAACAACCAAGCGCGTTCCTGCGGAAGTCTTTGCCGAAGAACGGGAACACCTGCGTCCACTGGTCGAGTGCGCAGAAACTCATGGCGCCACCCTTTGCAGAACGGTCCGCAAGGACAATACCATTCTTTATGACAGCAACCGATATTCCGTTCCGCTTGGCACTTACAACAGGCAGAAAGAGGTTTGCATTGTGCCTAAGGACGGCGTGTTATTCATCCAGACGGTTTTTGGAGAGCCAATCTGCGAGCACCGCCTTTCCAGCGGGCGCGGTCTGCTTATCCAAAGTACAAGCCACCAACGCGATAGGACCAGTTCCCTGGATCAGATGCAAGCTGCACTAGGCGTGCTTCTGCTTGGCAAGGCGGATGATTTCCTCCAGGAGATCCGTACCGAGAAATCCCGGTATGCCAGAGACTAG
- the istB gene encoding IS21-like element helper ATPase IstB, translated as MMRPIDRVSGLLSDLRMNPIDFEALFAGKNTLTPVESVELFLQEQQRLRIQKQNLLRCRRANLPAEKTMDSFDFGFQRSVSKEQMLRLSDMTWVEQAYNVCFLGPPGVGKTHLALSLAVKGPDLGYAVAFETLDNLMKILKTAEISGASKRRLKYLSKAALVIVDEVGFMPLSPAEANLFFSFVSSMAERTSLIITSNKGFDEWAEFLGDATITTAILDRLIHRCEILNMTGNSYRLEHRKSIT; from the coding sequence ATGATGCGCCCCATTGACCGGGTAAGTGGACTGCTTTCCGACTTGCGCATGAACCCCATAGATTTTGAAGCACTTTTTGCTGGGAAGAACACCTTGACCCCCGTGGAAAGCGTAGAGCTGTTTTTGCAGGAACAGCAACGGCTTCGGATACAAAAGCAAAATCTGTTGCGCTGCCGCAGAGCCAACTTACCGGCTGAGAAAACCATGGATTCGTTTGACTTTGGATTCCAGCGCAGTGTTTCCAAGGAGCAGATGCTGCGACTGAGCGATATGACTTGGGTTGAGCAAGCGTACAACGTTTGTTTTCTGGGGCCTCCCGGCGTTGGAAAAACACATCTTGCTCTGTCCCTGGCTGTGAAGGGGCCGGACTTGGGCTATGCGGTGGCCTTTGAAACCTTAGACAACCTGATGAAGATTCTCAAGACGGCCGAAATCTCCGGGGCCAGCAAACGGCGGCTCAAATATCTAAGCAAGGCTGCGCTGGTAATTGTTGATGAAGTGGGTTTTATGCCGCTCTCGCCAGCAGAGGCCAATCTGTTCTTTAGCTTTGTATCTTCCATGGCCGAGCGCACTTCGCTGATTATTACATCCAACAAAGGGTTTGACGAGTGGGCCGAGTTCCTTGGCGATGCGACCATTACAACCGCTATCCTAGACCGTCTGATTCACCGCTGCGAGATCCTCAACATGACGGGCAACAGTTACCGCTTAGAGCACCGCAAAAGCATTACCTGA
- a CDS encoding cell wall-binding repeat-containing protein, whose product MDSKTGTPVILVSGGNYADALVISSAAAKQYPILLFSPNGLKEKIRTKLAAIKPVKVYIIGGEGAIRLKVKEQAAQITGLEVSMRRSTMPQ is encoded by the coding sequence ATGGACAGTAAAACCGGGACACCCGTAATTTTAGTCAGCGGGGGAAATTATGCGGATGCCTTGGTCATCAGCAGTGCAGCAGCAAAGCAATATCCCATACTTTTATTTTCCCCAAATGGCCTAAAAGAAAAGATCAGAACAAAGCTTGCAGCTATTAAACCGGTAAAAGTATATATTATCGGCGGAGAGGGAGCAATCAGACTAAAGGTTAAGGAACAGGCCGCCCAAATCACAGGGCTGGAAGTGTCTATGCGGCGAAGCACAATGCCCCAATAA
- a CDS encoding LysE family translocator, whose translation MVFKGLKFGLLLQFAIGPVCIFIFQTASSKGFYIAETAVAGVVIIDGLYILAAILGISSLIERKKIKIALKIFSTVILFIFGLSIVFSQFNVSFLPNLGLENHLNSSVVFFQAILLTVSNPLTIIFLAGVFSTKVIEENMKRKAIYFFGLGIFLSSVLFLTLIALGGSLTKHFLSNSIIQMLNLIVGLLLIYFAFQMIFKKV comes from the coding sequence ATGGTTTTTAAAGGTTTGAAATTTGGACTGTTGCTCCAATTCGCAATCGGTCCTGTCTGTATCTTTATCTTTCAAACAGCATCATCAAAAGGATTTTACATCGCAGAAACGGCAGTAGCAGGTGTGGTGATCATTGATGGCCTCTACATCCTTGCTGCTATTCTTGGTATCTCTTCATTAATAGAAAGAAAAAAAATAAAAATTGCTTTAAAAATATTCAGTACTGTTATCTTGTTTATTTTTGGATTGAGCATAGTTTTCAGTCAATTCAATGTCAGCTTTTTACCAAATTTGGGTCTGGAAAATCATTTGAATTCAAGTGTTGTGTTCTTCCAGGCAATTCTTTTAACCGTTTCAAATCCGCTGACAATAATTTTTCTCGCAGGTGTATTTTCAACTAAAGTTATAGAAGAAAACATGAAACGGAAGGCTATTTATTTTTTTGGTTTAGGGATATTCCTGTCCTCAGTTCTATTTTTAACCCTAATCGCTTTAGGAGGAAGCTTGACCAAACATTTTCTTTCTAACAGTATAATACAAATGTTAAACTTGATTGTTGGATTATTATTGATCTATTTTGCTTTTCAAATGATTTTCAAAAAAGTGTAA
- a CDS encoding sigma-70 family RNA polymerase sigma factor: MEINGTNYVLQMKKKNKKALKFVMDSYGNLIYGIVRNVLNTGNDEQQNIEECINDVFLSVWSNIESFDETKGNFKSWIAAISKYKAIDYKKKLGKQYFLEQFAENELYDELTTESIIIAKENRRELFAALHEMNDQDREIFIRRYFLSEGIENIAQTFSVDRNVVDQRLSRGRKFLKEKLASKGEICNG; encoded by the coding sequence ATGGAGATAAATGGGACCAATTATGTGCTTCAAATGAAGAAGAAAAACAAAAAAGCCCTGAAATTTGTCATGGACAGCTATGGTAATCTCATCTACGGCATTGTGCGCAATGTACTGAACACAGGCAATGATGAACAACAAAACATTGAAGAATGTATCAATGATGTCTTTTTATCAGTCTGGAGCAATATTGAAAGCTTTGATGAGACCAAGGGCAATTTTAAGAGCTGGATTGCGGCTATCTCAAAATATAAGGCGATTGATTATAAAAAGAAACTCGGCAAGCAATATTTTCTGGAACAGTTTGCTGAAAATGAACTCTATGACGAACTTACGACAGAAAGTATTATTATCGCGAAGGAAAACAGGAGGGAGCTTTTTGCTGCGCTCCATGAAATGAATGATCAGGACAGGGAGATCTTTATACGGCGTTACTTTCTTTCGGAAGGGATAGAAAACATAGCCCAAACATTTTCTGTAGACCGCAATGTCGTGGATCAAAGACTTTCCAGGGGCCGGAAGTTTTTAAAGGAAAAGCTGGCCTCGAAAGGAGAAATTTGTAATGGATAA
- a CDS encoding ATP-binding cassette domain-containing protein, whose translation MQLELKDIQKSFDNKQVLKNVDFTFQQGKIYGLLGRNGAGKTTLFNCLSGEIKTDAGQAVLRQNDRQSTLSPKDVGYVLATPILPEFLTGYEFLKFYIDINREQIQSDRTIEDYFQLVQIGPDDRHRLIKGYSHGMKNKLQMLCFIIVKPPVILLDEPLTSLDVVVALEIKKMLREIRQNHIILFSTHILQLATDLCDEIVLVNDGKLEQVDHALTRDPQFEEKMIHILKDERPA comes from the coding sequence ATGCAACTGGAGCTGAAAGATATCCAAAAGTCCTTTGACAACAAACAAGTGTTGAAAAATGTGGATTTCACTTTTCAACAGGGGAAAATTTATGGGCTTCTCGGGCGCAACGGCGCGGGCAAAACTACCCTCTTCAACTGTCTAAGCGGTGAAATAAAAACGGATGCGGGTCAAGCCGTCCTTAGACAAAATGACCGGCAATCCACCCTCAGCCCGAAAGATGTCGGATATGTCCTAGCTACCCCGATCCTGCCGGAATTTCTGACAGGCTATGAGTTTTTAAAATTCTACATAGACATCAACAGGGAGCAGATCCAGTCGGACCGGACTATTGAGGATTATTTCCAACTGGTGCAGATCGGACCTGACGACAGGCACCGCCTGATCAAAGGGTATTCACACGGCATGAAGAACAAGCTGCAAATGCTTTGTTTTATCATTGTAAAGCCGCCGGTGATTCTGCTCGATGAACCGCTGACATCTCTGGATGTTGTGGTCGCGCTTGAAATCAAAAAAATGCTGCGGGAAATCCGGCAGAACCATATCATTCTTTTTTCCACGCATATTTTGCAGCTTGCCACGGACCTCTGTGATGAAATCGTCCTGGTCAATGACGGAAAGCTTGAGCAGGTGGATCACGCTCTGACTCGCGACCCGCAATTCGAGGAAAAAATGATCCATATACTGAAGGATGAAAGACCGGCATGA
- a CDS encoding BlaI/MecI/CopY family transcriptional regulator — protein MNSKLIKLFDSELKVMDILWNEGDTTAKRIAEILKEQVGWSKTTTYTVIKKCIDKGALERREPNFICHSLITKAEAQDLETTELINKMYDGAADQLVASILGRKNLSTEEILKLKQLVNDLSKF, from the coding sequence ATGAACAGCAAACTGATCAAACTGTTTGATTCGGAATTGAAAGTTATGGATATTCTGTGGAACGAAGGTGATACGACTGCCAAGAGGATTGCCGAAATCTTGAAGGAGCAGGTCGGATGGAGCAAGACCACGACCTATACGGTGATTAAAAAATGCATAGATAAGGGAGCGCTGGAGCGGCGAGAACCCAATTTCATCTGTCATTCCCTGATCACGAAAGCCGAGGCACAAGACTTGGAAACGACAGAACTGATCAACAAAATGTATGACGGGGCAGCCGACCAGCTTGTTGCTTCTATTTTAGGGCGAAAAAATTTATCGACCGAAGAAATCCTCAAATTAAAACAACTGGTCAATGATCTGAGCAAGTTTTAA